In a genomic window of Erinaceus europaeus chromosome 12, mEriEur2.1, whole genome shotgun sequence:
- the NT5DC2 gene encoding 5'-nucleotidase domain-containing protein 2 isoform X2, with the protein MAGAGLLAAAGRWLPRGAHRGPRAASSSPSCPGCGPPGPGAHCPAAPRSAPSPAPAEPSALLWARYQDMRRLVHDLLPPEVCSLLNPAAIYANNEISLRDVEVYGFDYDYTLAQYSDALHPQIFNAARDILVEHYKYPEGIRSYDYNPSFAIRGLHYDIQKSLLMKIDAFHYVQLGTAYRGLQPVPDEEVIDLYGGTQHIPLYQMSGFYGKGPSIKQFMDIFSLPEMALLSCVVDYFLGHGLEFDQAHLYKDVTDAIRDVHVKGLMYQWIERDMEKYILRGDETFAVLSRLVAHGKQLFLITNSPFSFVDKGMRHMVGPDWRHLFDVVIVQADKPSFFTDRRKPFRKLDETGSLQWDRITGLEKGKIYRQGNLFDFLRLTEWRGPRVLYFGDHLYSDLADLMLRHGWRTGAIIPELEREIRIINTEQYMHSLTWQQALTGLLERMQTYQDAESLQVLAAWMKERQELRCITKALFNAQFGSIFRTFHNPTYFSRRLVRFSDLYMASLSCLLNYRVDFTFYPRRTPLQHEAPLWMDQLCTGCMKTPFLGDMAHIR; encoded by the exons ATGGCGGGCGCGGGGCTGCTGGCGGCTGCTGGGCGCTGGCTGCCGCGCGGAGCCCACCGCGGGCCTCGAGCCGCCTCGTCCTCGCCCTCCTGCCCGGGCTGCGGCCCCCCGGGCCCCGGCGCCCACTGCCCGGCCGCCCCGCGCTCCGCGCCCTCCCCGGCGCCCGCCGAGCCCAGCGCGCTGCTGTGGGCGCGCTACCAGGACATGCGGAGGCTGGTGCACG ACCTCCTGCCCCCCGAGGTCTGCAGTCTCCTGAACCCGGCCGCCATCTATGCCAACAACGAGATCAGCCTGCGTGACGTGGAGGTCTATGGCTTTGACTACGACTACACGCTGGCTCAGTACTCAGATGCCTTGCACCCCCAGATCTTCAATGCCGCCCGTGACATTCTGGTTGAACACTACAAG TACCCAGAGGGGATTCGGAGCTATGACTACAACCCCAGCTTTGCCATCCGAGGCCTCCACTACGACATTCAGAAG AGCCTTCTGATGAAGATCGATGCCTTTCACTACGTGCAGCTGGGAACAGCCTACAG GGGCCTCCAGCCTGTGCCGGATGAGGAGGTGATCGACCTGTATGGGGGCACCCAGCACATCCCCCTGTACCAGATGAGCGGCTTCTACGGCAAG GGCCCCTCGATCAAACAGTTCATGGACATCTTCTCACTGCCGGAGATGGCGCTGCTCTCCTGTGTGGTGGACTACTTCCTGGGTCACGGCCTGGAGTTCGACCAAGCCCACCTCTATAAGGATGTGACG GACGCCATTCGAGACGTGCACGTGAAGGGCCTCATGTACCAGTGGATTGAGCGAGACATGG AGAAGTACATCCTTAGAGGGGACGAGACATTCGCAGTCCTGAGCCGCCTGGTGGCCCACGGGAAACAGCTGTTCCTTATCACCAACAGTCCTTTCAGCTTCGT GGACAAGGGAATGCGGCACATGGTGGGTCCCGACTGGCGCCACCTCTTTGACGTGGTCATCGTCCAGGCAGATAAGCCCAGTTTCTTCACGGACCGGCGCAA GCCTTTCCGAAAACTTGATGAGACAGGCTCGCTGCAGTGGGACCGTATCACAGGCCTGGAGAAGGGCAAGATCTATCGGCAG ggAAACCTGTTTGACTTCCTGCGCCTGACGGAGTGGCGTGGCCCCCGAGTGCTCTACTTTGGAGACCACCTCTACAGTGACCTGGCG gacctcatgcttcggCACGGCTGGCGCACGGGCGCCATCATCCCCGAGCTGGAGCGCGAGATCCGCATCATCAACACTGAGCAGTACATGCACTCGCTGACGTGGCAGCAGGCGCTCACGGGGCTGCTGGAGCGCATGCAG ACCTACCAGGACGCGGAGTCACTGCAGGTGCTGGCTGCCTGGATGAAGGAGCGGCAGGAGCTGAG GTGCATCACCAAGGCCCTGTTCAACGCTCAGTTTGGAAGCATCTTCCGCACCTTTCACAACCCCACCTACTTCTCACGCCGCCTGGTGCGCTTCTCCGACCTCTACATGGCCTCCCTGAGCTGCCTGCTCAATTACCGCGTGGACTTCACCTTCTACCCGCGCCGCACACCCCTGCAGCACGAGGCCCCGCTCTGGATGGACCAGCTGTGCACGGGCTGCATGAAGACGCCCTTCCTCGGCGACATGGCCCACATCCGCTGA
- the NT5DC2 gene encoding 5'-nucleotidase domain-containing protein 2 isoform X1, whose translation MAGAGLLAAAGRWLPRGAHRGPRAASSSPSCPGCGPPGPGAHCPAAPRSAPSPAPAEPSALLWARYQDMRRLVHDLLPPEVCSLLNPAAIYANNEISLRDVEVYGFDYDYTLAQYSDALHPQIFNAARDILVEHYKYPEGIRSYDYNPSFAIRGLHYDIQKSLLMKIDAFHYVQLGTAYRSVPTRPSARCFRGLQPVPDEEVIDLYGGTQHIPLYQMSGFYGKGPSIKQFMDIFSLPEMALLSCVVDYFLGHGLEFDQAHLYKDVTDAIRDVHVKGLMYQWIERDMEKYILRGDETFAVLSRLVAHGKQLFLITNSPFSFVDKGMRHMVGPDWRHLFDVVIVQADKPSFFTDRRKPFRKLDETGSLQWDRITGLEKGKIYRQGNLFDFLRLTEWRGPRVLYFGDHLYSDLADLMLRHGWRTGAIIPELEREIRIINTEQYMHSLTWQQALTGLLERMQTYQDAESLQVLAAWMKERQELRCITKALFNAQFGSIFRTFHNPTYFSRRLVRFSDLYMASLSCLLNYRVDFTFYPRRTPLQHEAPLWMDQLCTGCMKTPFLGDMAHIR comes from the exons ATGGCGGGCGCGGGGCTGCTGGCGGCTGCTGGGCGCTGGCTGCCGCGCGGAGCCCACCGCGGGCCTCGAGCCGCCTCGTCCTCGCCCTCCTGCCCGGGCTGCGGCCCCCCGGGCCCCGGCGCCCACTGCCCGGCCGCCCCGCGCTCCGCGCCCTCCCCGGCGCCCGCCGAGCCCAGCGCGCTGCTGTGGGCGCGCTACCAGGACATGCGGAGGCTGGTGCACG ACCTCCTGCCCCCCGAGGTCTGCAGTCTCCTGAACCCGGCCGCCATCTATGCCAACAACGAGATCAGCCTGCGTGACGTGGAGGTCTATGGCTTTGACTACGACTACACGCTGGCTCAGTACTCAGATGCCTTGCACCCCCAGATCTTCAATGCCGCCCGTGACATTCTGGTTGAACACTACAAG TACCCAGAGGGGATTCGGAGCTATGACTACAACCCCAGCTTTGCCATCCGAGGCCTCCACTACGACATTCAGAAG AGCCTTCTGATGAAGATCGATGCCTTTCACTACGTGCAGCTGGGAACAGCCTACAGGTCAGTGCCGACCCGGCCCTCCGCCCGCTGCTTCAG GGGCCTCCAGCCTGTGCCGGATGAGGAGGTGATCGACCTGTATGGGGGCACCCAGCACATCCCCCTGTACCAGATGAGCGGCTTCTACGGCAAG GGCCCCTCGATCAAACAGTTCATGGACATCTTCTCACTGCCGGAGATGGCGCTGCTCTCCTGTGTGGTGGACTACTTCCTGGGTCACGGCCTGGAGTTCGACCAAGCCCACCTCTATAAGGATGTGACG GACGCCATTCGAGACGTGCACGTGAAGGGCCTCATGTACCAGTGGATTGAGCGAGACATGG AGAAGTACATCCTTAGAGGGGACGAGACATTCGCAGTCCTGAGCCGCCTGGTGGCCCACGGGAAACAGCTGTTCCTTATCACCAACAGTCCTTTCAGCTTCGT GGACAAGGGAATGCGGCACATGGTGGGTCCCGACTGGCGCCACCTCTTTGACGTGGTCATCGTCCAGGCAGATAAGCCCAGTTTCTTCACGGACCGGCGCAA GCCTTTCCGAAAACTTGATGAGACAGGCTCGCTGCAGTGGGACCGTATCACAGGCCTGGAGAAGGGCAAGATCTATCGGCAG ggAAACCTGTTTGACTTCCTGCGCCTGACGGAGTGGCGTGGCCCCCGAGTGCTCTACTTTGGAGACCACCTCTACAGTGACCTGGCG gacctcatgcttcggCACGGCTGGCGCACGGGCGCCATCATCCCCGAGCTGGAGCGCGAGATCCGCATCATCAACACTGAGCAGTACATGCACTCGCTGACGTGGCAGCAGGCGCTCACGGGGCTGCTGGAGCGCATGCAG ACCTACCAGGACGCGGAGTCACTGCAGGTGCTGGCTGCCTGGATGAAGGAGCGGCAGGAGCTGAG GTGCATCACCAAGGCCCTGTTCAACGCTCAGTTTGGAAGCATCTTCCGCACCTTTCACAACCCCACCTACTTCTCACGCCGCCTGGTGCGCTTCTCCGACCTCTACATGGCCTCCCTGAGCTGCCTGCTCAATTACCGCGTGGACTTCACCTTCTACCCGCGCCGCACACCCCTGCAGCACGAGGCCCCGCTCTGGATGGACCAGCTGTGCACGGGCTGCATGAAGACGCCCTTCCTCGGCGACATGGCCCACATCCGCTGA
- the LOC132542081 gene encoding ubiquinol-cytochrome-c reductase complex assembly factor 5 gives MFSRAQVKRALQRVPGKQRFGVYRFLPFFFVLGGAMEWIMINVRVGRETFYDVYRRKASERQYQTRPEDVLEPEQPIK, from the exons ATGTTTTCCAGGGCGCAGGTGAAACGGGCTCTGCAGCGGGTGCCCGGGAAGCAGCGCTTCGGCGTCTACAGGTTCCTGCCCTTCTTCTTCGTCCTGGGAGGAGCGATGGAGTGGATCATGATTAACGTGCGTGTGGGCCGGGAGACCTTTT ATGATGTCTACCGGAGAAAAGCCTCGGAGAGACAGTATCAGACGAGGCCGGAAGATGTGTTAGAGCCTGAGCAGCCAATAAAGTGA